The following coding sequences lie in one Trichoderma breve strain T069 chromosome 1, whole genome shotgun sequence genomic window:
- a CDS encoding RIO1 family domain-containing protein, whose protein sequence is MKLDTRAMRHLAAEDWRVLTAVEMGSKNHEIVPTPLIEKLARLRGGEAKYDGYRLTYGGLDYLALHTHASRKDVYSVGNRIGVGKESDIMVVADHSGKQCVLKIHRLGRISFRTVKSNRDYLKNRNAQSWMYLSRLAAMKEYAFMNALHEEGFPVPVPLAQSRHTIVMSLVDAFPLRQISEVPDPASLYADLISLILRLASHGLIHGDYNEFNILVKEIKSTAEDGTESIVLEPVIIDFPQMVSMEHVNAEMYFDRDVNCIKRFFLRRFHFTPSQPGPFFKDAKKTVGKGGLKRLDATVEASGFTKKMLKDLEAAIKDKKTDKEGQEGANEDDDDDYDEDGDEDSEEEEGEEGEGEDEDEGLLSGEPAIDKANSEMAKLAV, encoded by the exons AAAAACCACGAGATCGTTCCAACTCCTCTAATAGAAAAGCTGGCCCGCCTTCGAGGCGGC GAAGCCAAATACGACGGATATCGCCTGACATACGGTGGACTCGACTACCTCGCGCTACACACCCACGCCAGCCGCAAGGATGTCTACAGCGTCGGCAACCGAATCGGCGtaggaaaagagagcgacATCATGGTTGTCGCAGATCACTCCGGCAAGCAGTGTGTACTCAAGATCCATCGCCTTGGGCGAATATCTTTCCGAACAGTCAAATCAAACCGAGACTACCTAAAGAACCGCAATGCCCAGTCGTGGATGTATCTCTCAAGGCTCGCCGCCATGAAGGAATACGCCTTCATGAATGCGCTTCACGAGGAAGGCTTTCCTGTGCCGGTGCCGCTGGCACAATCCAGACATACCATCGTCATGTCCCTGGTAGACGCATTCCCTCTCCGACAAATCAGCGAGGTTCCCGACCCGGCCTCGCTCTACGCAGATCTCATCTCCCTCATCCTACGCCTAGCAAGCCATGGCCTGATTCACGGCGATTATAACGAGTTTAATATCCTAGTCAAGGAGATTAAATCAACAGCCGAGGACGGCACAGAGTCTATCGTACTCGAGCCAGTTATCATTGATTTTCCACAGATGGTTTCCATGGAGCATGTCAATGCCGAGATGTACTTTGATCGAGATGTAAACTGCATTAAGCGTTTCTTTTTACGACGATTTCATTTCACACCCTCCCAACCAGGGCCTTTTTTCAAGGACGCAAAGAAGACTGTTGGAAAGGGTGGTCTGAAGCGGTTGGATGCTACCGTTGAAGCATCAGGCTTCaccaagaagatgttgaaagaTCTTGAGGCAGCAATCAAAGATAAAAAGACGGACAAGGAAGGTCAAGAGGGGGCAaacgaggatgacgatgacgactacgatgaggatggtgatgaggatagtgaagaagaggaaggagaagagggtgagggtgaggatgaggatgaag GTCTCTTGAGTGGTGAGCCGGCCATAGACAAGGCCAACAGCGAAATGGCAAAACTGGCAGTATAG